In Clarias gariepinus isolate MV-2021 ecotype Netherlands chromosome 9, CGAR_prim_01v2, whole genome shotgun sequence, a single window of DNA contains:
- the dcp1a gene encoding mRNA-decapping enzyme 1A: MLAFKMESVNKAGHLMSLAALQQYDPYINKLLDVTGQVALYKFNSKANEWEKTDIEGTLFVYARSASPRHGFTIMNRLSTENLVEPINKDLEFQLQDPFLLYRNASLGIYSIWFYDKADCQRIAQLMVQIVKQETLRAQQASPDRGRTNGCVETRPMDILQLLSKAKEEYHRNQSNDAESQVNTDVTPTPDPVKVESMKPTVIAAQQEKQTHGVVKQITVEELFGSSLPKNPTPPAESISGESFLRGISYGPPPVALEPLLTQCLSANPLIPQHSISPGRAENVPALGGHRGQTGPQAAPQYINPLKNDSHGIPKPTAVPGFMPSTLVTPQSFREPTPKAPAVFTSKPAASTQCKEAGTFAQPQAPNLVKPIPTKAGLVVPGEELSLLLSPSVFQQSTTKAPELPRNPAPPPSPPASLGAAEHPSTVYSKAQLQDVLIHLIKNDAQFLSTIHEAYMQSLTKDLSNVKL; the protein is encoded by the exons ATGCTAGCGTTCAAGATGGAGTCCGTCAACAAAGCTGGACATCTGATGAGTCTTGCGGCTCTGCAGCAATATGACCCGTATATTAACAAGCTGCTCGATGTTACCGGGCAGGTCGCGCTCTATAAATTCAACTCGAAAGCAAACGAATGG gAGAAAACTGATATTGAAGGCACCTTATTTGTATATGCCAG ATCAGCATCGCCACGGCACGGCTTCACTATAATGAACCGTCTAAGCACTGAGAACCTGGTGGAGCCGATTAACAAAGATTTGGAGTTTCAGCTTCAGGATCCCTTCCTCTTGTACCGGAACGCCAGCT TGGGAATCTACAGCATCTGGTTCTACGACAAGGCTGACTGTCAGCGCATAGCACAGCTGATGGTCCA aaTAGTGAAGCAAGAGACGTTGCGGGCTCAGCAGGCCTCTCCAGATCGTGGCCGGACGAATGGTTGTGTTGAAACGAGGCCGATGGATATCCTGCAGCTGCTGAGCAAAGCCAAAGAGGAGTACCACAGG AATCAGTCTAATGATGCCGAGTCACAGGTGAATACAGATGTTACTCCAACTCCTGACCCAGTTAAAGTCGAGAGCATGAAGCCCACAGTTATAGCTGCTCAACAGGAGAAG CAAACACACGGAGTGGTGAAGCAGATCACAGTGGAGGAGCTATTCGGAAGCTCTTTACCCAAAAACCCAACCCCCCCAGCCGAATCGATTTCTGGCGAGAGTTTCCTGCGTGGAATAAGCTACGGCCCTCCTCCCGTTGCCTTGGAGCCCCTCCTTACACAGTGTCTTTCGGCAAATCCCCTCATCCCACAGCACTCCATCTCTCCCGGGAGGGCTGAGAATGTTCCAGCACTTGGCGGGCATCGTGGCCAGACAGGGCCTCAGGCCGCGCCCCAATATATAAATCCACTCAAAAATGACAGTCACGGGATCCCCAAGCCGACAGCAGTGCCAGGCTTCATGCCCAGCACACTGGTCACGCCACAAAGTTTCAGAGAACCTACACCCAAAGCACCGGCAGTTTTCACCAGCAAACCTGCAGCATCCACACAA TGTAAAGAAGCCGGTACATTTGCGCAGCCACAAGCCCCGAATCTGGTCAAACCCATTCCA ACCAAAGCTGGGCTAGTTGTGCCAGGCGAGGAGCTGTCGTTGCTCCTTTCCCCCAGCGTATTCCAGCAGTCCACTACAAAAGCCCCAGAGCTGCCGAGAAACCCTGCTCCTCCACCGTCACCCCCTGCCTCCCTCGGTGCTGCAGAGCATCCCTCAACAGTGTACAGCAAGGCACAGCTACAAGACGTTCTCATACATTTGATAAAG AACGATGCCCAGTTCCTGAGCACAATCCACGAAGCGTATATGCAGAGCCTTACCAAAGACCTCAGCAACGTCAAACTATAG